The Endomicrobiales bacterium nucleotide sequence AGCGATAAAGCACTAATCAGGTCAACAAAGAAAGGATTAACATAAACTGCAAAAACTTTTTTTTCTAATAAATTAACTAAAAAACCAGCACCAAACTGTCCTACAAACTTATACATAATAAATAAAACAAAAAACACAATAAAATAGCCCAAGATGGGTGACATTGATAAACTTCCTACTTTTGAAAGAAATGAGGAAGCTGACGATTTGACATTTTTTTCCACACGAGAAACCACAGAAAGCGCAAAATCATTTCTTGCCTTAAAAAGTTTGTAACTAAACTCGGCAGCAGGAACTTTTTTATTAAGTTTTTCCACCGACTTCTCAACAACTTTAATGTTATCGTTTTCAAAATACTTTATTGCATCATTCTGGCCAGCAAGCAATTGCGTTGCAATTGGCTTGCACACCTTCTGCGCGCTATCTTGAGGGCAAATTGAAGAGATACCCTGTTCTACATCTGATGAAAATATTTTTGGTGAAATTGCCACCTTAGCAGAAACAATTTTCTTTTTTAATTCACTAATACCAAAACCTGTTGTAGCTACAGTTTCAACTACACTGATTCCAAGTTGTCTTGAGAGCAATTCTTTATCAATTTTTATGCCTCTGTCTTTGGCTTCATCGGTCATATTAAGAACTAAAACCATTGGCAAACCAAGCTCCATAAGCTCGCTTGCTAAGAGCAACGAACGCACTAAGTTTTTAGCATCTGCCACCTGCACTATAATATCCGCCGACGAAAAAAGAATATCCCTTGATACCTGCTCATCTTCGGAACTTGGCAAAAGCGATATAGTGCCTGGGGTATCAATAACCTCAAAGTGCTTTCCGTGCAACTCCATAGTTCCGCGGCTTACATCTACAGTAGTTCCAGGGTAATTTGAAACAACCGCATAACGCCCGGTAAGCCGGCCAAAAACAACCGACTTGCCAACATTGGGGTTTCCAACTAAAGCAATTTTAGACACCTTATCTGCCATATTAAAAACTCTCTTTTATTTATGTCACCAAAACGTATCAAACTCTTATTATTGAAATTTGATTTCAATATAAACTCAAAAAAAAATTATTTTTTTGCTGCGCACGCCCTGCAAACTCCAAAAACCTCTAACTTGTGCGATAATGGAACAAAACCCTTAGAGAGTGCAACTCGCTCTTGAAGTTTCTCAAGTGTAGGATCAAACACTTCAATTAACGATCTGCAACGAGTACAAATTAAATGATCATGATGTTGATGACCATAGAGATGTTCGTATTTTACTACCCCATCGCCAAAATCAACCTCACTGCAAAGCCCTAACGATAAAAATAACTTCATTGCGCGATAAACAGTTGTATGCCCAATACCGCGGTATTTTTTTTTGACTAAAGAATGCAATTCATCAATAGAAATATGTTTTTCAACCCCAAGGAATGTTTTAAGAATGTTCTCCCGTTGAAGCGTAGAGCGCAAACCTTGTTCTTTAATAAATTGCTGTAAAATTACTATTTCTTTTTTCATAAATTTATAATCTCTAATGAAATTGTTTTTCAATAATAGCATCTAAAAACAATATTGTCAACTAACAATTTTATAGATTCCCGATTAAGCACTCGGGAATGACAAACCATAAATAAAAAGCCCGCCGTGTTTTAAACACGACGGGCTTTATTACTTATTATTTATGCTTCTTAATACTCAGGTGGCATTTGTGGCATTTGCATTCCAGATTTCTTCTCAGGAATATCTGTTATCAATACCTCAGTTGTAAGAAGAAGCCCAGCTATTGAAGCTGCATTTTGTAACGCAAAACGCGTAACTTTCGCAGGGTCAACTATACCAGCTTTTAGCATATCAACATACTCACCAGTTTCAGCGTTAAAACCAAAAGAGGCTTCTTTGCTGTTGCGCACTTTATCTACAACTATTGAACCATCTACACCGGCGTTAAAAGCAATCTGGCGAATTGGCTCTTCTAATGCGCGTTTTACTATATTTATACCTGTTTGCTCATCAAAGTCATTGCCTTTTAGTTTATCAAGTACCGATAGAGTACGCAAAATTGCAACACCGCCACCAGGCACAACACCTTCTTCCACACCGGCTCTGGTTGCGTGCATTGCGTCTTCAACTTTGAACTTTTTGGCTTTCATTTCGGTTTCAGTTGCCGCACCTACATTAATAACCGCTACGCCGCCAACAAGTTTTGCAAGGCGTTCCTGAAGTTTTTCTTTGTCGTAATCTGATTTAGTTTCGTCAATTTGTTTACGAAGTTGAGAGATGCGTTTATCAATTTCCTTTTTATCGCCAGCACCTGAAATAATT carries:
- the feoB gene encoding ferrous iron transport protein B, translated to MADKVSKIALVGNPNVGKSVVFGRLTGRYAVVSNYPGTTVDVSRGTMELHGKHFEVIDTPGTISLLPSSEDEQVSRDILFSSADIIVQVADAKNLVRSLLLASELMELGLPMVLVLNMTDEAKDRGIKIDKELLSRQLGISVVETVATTGFGISELKKKIVSAKVAISPKIFSSDVEQGISSICPQDSAQKVCKPIATQLLAGQNDAIKYFENDNIKVVEKSVEKLNKKVPAAEFSYKLFKARNDFALSVVSRVEKNVKSSASSFLSKVGSLSMSPILGYFIVFFVLFIMYKFVGQFGAGFLVNLLEKKVFAVYVNPFFVDLISALSLPQIIRDFFIGKFGVITMALTYAFAIIMPIVATFFLFFGVLEDSGYLPRLSLMLDKLMKFIGLNGKAVLPMMLGLGCGTMATLTSRILETKRERFLVILLLALGVPCSAQLGVVLGLLGGLSFKVTAIWFMSVFSSLVFVGLLANKLVPGKPSPFILEVPPIRMPMISNILIKVYMRMLWYLKEAVPLFILGTVILFTLDKIGALLVLQKLASPVIVGFLGLPAETTGNFIMGFLRRDYGAAGFFIMAKNGLLSHAQIAVSAVIITLFLPCIAQFFVTVREKGWKLALTIMLFVFTYAILFGGALNFAIKLFKIL
- a CDS encoding transcriptional repressor — translated: MKKEIVILQQFIKEQGLRSTLQRENILKTFLGVEKHISIDELHSLVKKKYRGIGHTTVYRAMKLFLSLGLCSEVDFGDGVVKYEHLYGHQHHDHLICTRCRSLIEVFDPTLEKLQERVALSKGFVPLSHKLEVFGVCRACAAKK